CCAAAACACaatggtaatctattgagtggcaGGTAGATTTTGGGATCCATCAGCCACTGTGGCAGGTTGACAAAAAATTACCAACCCTGATGGACTTACTCGCTCTTAATATTGTGTCACTTGCTTTAAGCATCAAATATTGCCGTGGAAGCCTGGTGCATCTCACAGAGATGTCCCTCGGTATCACACGGTGAGTGGCATGGCAAAGCATCAGTTTCTGACAATTTTGGAAAGGGAGCAGGCTGCAAGGTTAGCACAGCAATAACACTTCCAATAATTAATGAATAATATAAGAATGTTTACTGTAATTTGGCACTGAATTATGTTGTTCCTTCTGGGCAATGTATTAAGACATTACAAACCTGTAAAATAATTACTAAACACAGCTCTTCAGGGAGTGCACATTGTTGAGCAATGAGGCTTTACTTGCTAAACAACAATAGAAATATGACATTGGAGGTTTGAAAAGTGGCTGGCAGCTATCTGGGACACCACCATTGTGTTTGGAACTGGTGAATGATAAGAATGCAAAAAGTTGCCTGGCTGATGAGAGCAGTGTAATGACTTCACCGAAACTTCAATTACATCTATGCTGAGTAGAAGTGCAAAGTCATCATATCAAAAAGTCATATGGACTTCACGAAAATGACTTCACTGTAGGCCTCCTCATCTCCTTTCATTTGCAatatggaaatgaaatgaaagtctTGTCCCTGTCTTGGTAACAACCTGTTGAAAGAAAAGTACAAGTGTTAAACACACAAATCTGTAATGCATTTAAACCTTGTTTGCAGGTGGTTTCTAGCAGACTGCAGATGACAGAGAGTCTCCTACAAAAGCAAGCAGAGGAGCGAGGAGCCTCTGAAGCTGTAGGGGACAAACTGGTCATCAAGGCTATCACTGTCATGGACAGTGTGGCTGCCCTAGTGGACAGGTAACTTACTGCACATGTGCTGGTATTGACATTGCCttcaacagtaatgtgtgttgTCTTTAAAGGTGTTTTATTATGTGCAATGTCAGTcataaaacacagttacaaCTTAGTTGGACAAAGACAATGTCACATACCTTCATGCACCAATTAGGATTTAGCAATATTTCAATCAGAATCTGATGACTGCTGTGgggttttaaatgttatttttaaatgaataagaTGATGTACCACATATGAAACTTTAAAAGGGATAAACTCTTGTTTACATTGGCAGTAAATAGTGGTTGAAGTGTTCTTTTTCCTGTGCTGTAAATCACAGGTTTTGTGTTCAGTCAGTCACAGCATGATTTATAATAGGCCTGTGTGCGTCAGATTACCAGAAGCAGTTCCTCTTTCAGGGCTTACGTGCAGGATCAGGCACTGACGTTTGAAGATAAAATGCATGCTAGAACTCAGTGTACTAATCATTTCATGTGATAAATCCAGTTTATCTGCATTGTTGGACTGCCAGAAGACTAAAGTCCTGTAATAGTGTTTGAATGTCATGGACTGTTCAACAGCAGTTTGAAAAATAGATTAGATGACAATTCAGGCAGATGCGCTGAAGCATGTATCAGAGGCGTCCAAGAAAAATACATGCcttgtttatttttggtggAGCTGCGGCGCCTTGCACAGAGCAGAGTTCTTCTGCTaacaggcactgtatgtaaAATACAGTGTCGGTATGATGTGATTATGTGGATGAATGTATTCTTAATAACTAtaacagccacaaatctttgatctaTGCCATTCATTACTGGACTCTGAAAGGTATTAACTGTCTGTAGTAGGCTATATTGGACAATGGAGAagaaaataatcacaataaatacaactaaaagagacaacaagaaagaaagaaagaaagaaagaaagaaagaaagagaaagcatTCAACTACATAGGGTACTTAGataggacacaaacacaaatatcaatgaaaaataaacaaattaacaaaatgCTCCGCTTCTGAAATGCTTGTGGTGTGGTCTTATGCTGTGCGgtaaacacattctcactccgaccttgtcacatattgacgacTGGCCGTGGacgactttccacgtccacatacgacgtgcaaggtaccctgggtgtgtttagtgttgacattctgggacaccgtgtcaagttctgcctgttacacgcattttctttcaagatacacttctttcacaggaaattttatgttcacatgcagtctcttttaaaataaacgcactacgtcggtacaacaccatgaaatcacgtttttttccttcaacaacaaatgcacatggttgggctcaggcaacaaaaacacgtacAGTaggtaggtttaggcaacaaaagcacgtggttaggcttaaggccaaaacacaccggcggcgtacgaggcaacaacaacaggtggttagatttaggcaacaaatgtacgtggttaggcttaggcaacaacaacaacaacaacaacaacaacaacaggtagttaggtttaggcaacaaaaaaagcatgtggttagcttttggaaaaaagaacagggtttgacgcaaacactgctctctctgaTGACGGTGTTTGATGCTTTCGTGCTTGTtccgccgcgtttccccctgacgctgccagaCGCCGTtgaactataacggcaaccaacTGCTTATcgtgccaacgttaaaggacaccttttatcattggtttctgacaccgcaagtcactgcccaagcttcggatttcaacgactttggcGTGAGAATGGGCTCTGGTCATTGCTGGACCATAGAGAGCTGTTACCGGTGGAATTCTCTGGTCCCAAATTGGTGGTGATGATAACAAAAACAGGGACTAATTAATTTTGTTCACGTTTCTAACTTAAGTAGAtcctaaaggccctgacacaccaagcccaCGGTCGGCCGTCGTCCAAAgttgggccgtcggtgagcgtctgtcggcctagtttttgcggtgtgtcccacaccgtcAGCACTTTGGCGTcagcggcttttcggccgattgagcttGTCGGTGAAAgacatcactctgattggctgttcaggttttattccctcacccctgtagtgagtgaatctgcctgtagtgaaaccggagctaaccggtgcttcttcctcaggctccacttcactcagctgcccaacaGATCCGCTGCCTCTTCCCACTtaaacctgaataacaaacgctcccagctagccctgGCACTCCGTTTGAATTCAAACGGAGTGCCAGGACTGGactgtctggatgtaatagtccgtggagatgctgcggtgctcggctgcacagataggaaacccctggGCTGAGAGGATGtcccactctctcactccgctctctctcacgcaggcgcagaacgtacgtgctacttggccatcggatgtagtccgtgtagcatattcaaatgcaactgacacagggcgacgtgaggcgacgtgaggcgacatgaggcgacgtagacgacgcaacagttggctttcgtcgctgctagttctttgatgtcggtttggtgtgtcctcACCTTAACATTTCTGGTatgaaattaatctgcagatgctccggtTAAAAATTAGACCAAATTTTTCTTTGGATGTCAGTAGCCACAGCAAAGACCAAAATGTGGCCTACAATGGACtgtaaggcttgttgttttagCTGGGGCAGTTTCAGGAAAACCTGGTCTAGAAAAGTAAGGAGTCAGCAGCCAGTGATGGTAAAAAATAGTCAGTAAAACAGGTTATTTAACAGTTGTGAATCACTGAAACcacgagaggtccttgagcatacacTCATaagtgtgcacacaaaatattaggctgattggtccagtaatTTTTGAGATTATAGTGACCTAACACATTTTCCCCCCAGGCTCATATCTAGTGAATATaatagaaaaaaaccccaaacaaacaaaaaaaacctgcctGCCTCATCAAAACAAATGAAGCAAGCCACACGACACACTACTGAGAAAGGCTTTCGAAACACTAGATTAATGTTCAAGCAATGCTTGTAATGATAGTGGGTGTAAATACGATTTCTAGGTGGAAAAtcattgtgatgatgtctgcTCACTGGCACTCCAAGTTTACCCTAATTCTGATGTACCTTTGTGGTGTTGTGTTCAGCTACAGGGAGCGACTGCGTGTGCtgttggaggaggagagaggccAGCGCAGAAAAAGCTGGCAGTTTGGACTGGGTGCACTCGaagagcaacagcagcagttagcGGAGGCCCAGCAAATTGCCGCACAGGCCCTAAATGAGACAGACCCATGCATCTTCATACACAGGTACAACAATAATCTATACTGCTTTTACAACTAAAATGAATAGATACAAAAAAATAACCTCAACACCTCAACATACTACAAAAAGTATTTTCACTGATAAATTGACAGAATGTGTAATTTTCAGTTTATGTTGTCCCATAATGGATAGATGAGACCAAAAATAAAGAGATTAGTCAGCGAATGCCCCATAAAAGTTGCTTTTATTTATAGTACCAGCTTTACAAACTGAGACAATAGAACGTAATATATAAAAATGTGCTTAATGAACATGTGCACTATTAGCTATtggcagaggtgtggactcgagtcataAAATTGATGACTTAAGACTCGATTTGACataatcaaaaaagacttgcaatcCAACATGGACATTAACATCAATGACTTATGACTTCACTTGGACATGAGCCTTTTGACTTTTGACTGGAAATATTTGATACCCCCTCCCCGGCCCACAGATAAGAACATTTGTTATATAAAAAGTGTACCatgaatcaattaatttccCTTAATTTCCTGAATCAAGTAATATTAACACTATTTACTCCCAACAAGTCAACAGCCTAATTCCCTAGATTCACTTTCTTTGAACCAGTCTGACAACATCCAATCAAAAATGGTAAAGTCGAGGCTAATATTAGcatagttagcaagctaatgctAAGCCAGTGTTACTACTCCacatggcattacatttggtgaacaGCACGTTATGACTTGTTAGGGACTAGAAACTTAATGTTGAGGACTTGGTGCTTAGCagtcttgacttgagacttaacttgggacttgtcagtcttcaatttggacttgagtgcaaagacttcagacttacttgtgacttgctaaacaatgacttggtcccaccccTGGCTATTAGCACTTATGGCATATAGGATGAACAGTCTACACACATTTCTATGTGTGTACCTCCATGCAGCCTACATAAGTAAAGATATGTGAGGCCAAGAAACAAAGCAGATCACATGGTAACATGGTAACAGTCCTCAGCTGATGACATTCTTCTGCTCGCCAGGTTCATGCTGATTGACCATAAGCTGAGAGAAGCTGTCACATGCAAAATTCCCACCATCCCCTCAAATGCTCCGCTCAACACCAAGCGTCTCCAGGCAAGCCTCAAAACCAAAGACTTCTGCTCAGAAATGACCCGCCTCCTGGATTGCCTCCACGTCCTCCTGAACCCCCTTGAGCTCAGCTTCAACCCCTGCACTGCTCACCCCAGCCTGATAGTGTCCAATGACCTGCGCACGGTCAAGTACAGCCCCACCAAGCAGCCATATGCAGAGCACCCAGAGCGTTTTTCAAGCGCGCCCCAGATTCTTTGCAGCCAAGGGTTCTCCAGTGGGGAGCACATATGGGTTGTAGAGATGGGGGCCAACTGCATGTGGTCGGTGGGTGTGTGTTACAAGACCATCCCTCGCCGTGGTGACCATAGTCGTTTAGGTCACAATTCTGTTTCCTGGCGGCTGCAATGGAAAAACGGCAAGCTGACAGTGTGCCAGTCCTCCTGCAACGTGGCTCTGGGGGAAACCACCACTCCTCCGCTGAAGATTGAGATAGCGCTGGACTGTGATGCAGGGACGCTAGTGTTCCACAATGTCAGAGGACGCAGGGAGCACCTCCACACCTTCAGGGTAGTGTTTAGGGAGCCGGTTTACCCAGTGTTCACTATACATTCAACCACACCAGAGTCCTGGATCACACTGCACAGGGGGATATAAACACAGCTCctattgtttaattttttcatgCATAGAATTTATTTGGGTGTAAATTGGCCTCTCACTtagtttgtttctttgtaattGTATTTACTgctcttttttaaatgtctgtatTCTACCAAAATGGTACATTTAAGTGCAGTGTCACCCCTAGACATAGGGTTGGCCAGAtgaggccactgaaaatcttggggtgcaCACTAAAACCAAACGCcctaactgaatttcaggaactCACTTATTCTGTTGCTAGTATATAGGCTTGATGAAAACTGTGTCAATATGGAGATTTAAGTAGTTGCATATCAATAcactttgttttcttattttacagttaatattactaatgATCTGATGTACATAGACTAATACTggtaaagataatattttgagttccacaacagtcctaatttaaagtattttgaggtgagagtttgggaccctttgaaaatggccatgccagttgttcccttgcCAAAATGTTGCCTTATTTGGGAGTGTTGTTTAGCCCCCTTCCCTACAAACTATGCTGACATTGTTGTCACCCTAGACTGTATATagtaatggacgtagctaccatgacgtcatgtattggtttgtggactgccatttttaaagctttaagtttggcatttcgggTGTTGCCATCTTGGGTTTCTTGAAGCCAGAAGTTTTTGGACCATTTTTGAATGAGATGGTGGAGCTgcagaggagtgaggggtggaacTGACTCACAGACTATAGCAACTCCTTACAGAGAGCCTAGCACTTAAGTGGCCCTAgctttgggccttaataaaatgtaaaaaggtgagttataaaaaaaattcaccccttgtacagttgtcatgaatgttgataTCGGCCAtggagaacaaaaacaattttgtaccaggctgtaaacatgtttatgcctgctgtaaagtttgacactttaacatgggggtctatggggatttactctgttttCGGGCCAGCCTCAAttggccatttgatgaactgcagtttaggcacttctgcattggcttaattttttttaggtCTCTGAGGTTGCTGtttggttggtaccaatggatgcttTATGTTGATGCCTTCACTCTAgcttaaaaatcttaaaatagtAATATATGCCTCCAGTTATTTTCGCTTGGGGGAAGGGCAGCAATTGTGTAACGGGGCAATTCCCCCTACTGTTTGACTGTTGTTCTGTATCTATCAAATCCCACAATTCAAGGCTTTGACTACTACAAGTTCTCCGCCACTGggaaacaatgtttttattatacATAACTATGACTGTATTATGGATGTGGAGCATTTTAATCATGAGATAAATTGTTTAcaaatattttatgacatattcTTTATGAGTAGGTTGATTTTGTGGAGTATAAATATCAATTATAGGTGTTCCGAAGTCAAAATGAATTAgctttgtgggttttttttttggttttttttgtaatttgtctaaatgctaacatttatcATATTTCCATTTATCTGTTTATCAAAAGTGAACTAAACGTCTTCaatgttgtgtgttttacttttgttttctttatataGCCACAGTAAACATTAATGTGTGAACACTGATGCACTTGCTTGTGTTTATGCTACGAATAAACTGGTGATAATGTATGTATCCATGTCTAGGTATTGACAGTTTGTATTGAATATGTGGTATGTGATTGGCTCTTGacagttcattcattcaaagaGGCTTTAGTGCATGACAGTGGGGTTGCCAGGTTCAGCTGTAAATAGGTAACTAACAGTGATTCAGTCGTTTATGTCATACCTAAATGCCCTAGCGAGAAGATAAATTTGATTGTGAAAAATTAAAGTAACTCGCTCCATGTTAATAATACACTTCTTTATATTTTGTGTAGTTTTTCATTTCACGTATTTTGCAAACAGTTTTGCACCTTCACTACATGACTCGGTGGTCACTTTATCTTCTATATTTTCTTTCTTGCGTGTTGTATATTGCCCATGTAAAGCACCTGTGGCCTATGTTTGTGAAAAGCGCAACATAAATAGACTTTAGTTaacttacatttatagtgaacCATGCTCCGGGTTTTACACACAGCTGTGACAGGGGG
This genomic stretch from Epinephelus moara isolate mb chromosome 16, YSFRI_EMoa_1.0, whole genome shotgun sequence harbors:
- the LOC126402431 gene encoding E3 ubiquitin/ISG15 ligase TRIM25-like yields the protein MSLSKPEGQLAHELSCPICLQLFSDPMVLPCGHNYCRACIWKSVDKGDITRCPECREEFHGLNSLQKNFKLCSIIEGYLATAPLLDCRQDTEPGGMEVFCDHCIDERVPAVKSCLKCEVSLCSRHLQRHHEKESFKTHTVVESTNEHGMKGCSIHRRPLEYFCSSDMTLMCSMCVVEGFHQNHDVLTFSVAEEEMRQALEGRSKVVSSRLQMTESLLQKQAEERGASEAVGDKLVIKAITVMDSVAALVDSYRERLRVLLEEERGQRRKSWQFGLGALEEQQQQLAEAQQIAAQALNETDPCIFIHRFMLIDHKLREAVTCKIPTIPSNAPLNTKRLQASLKTKDFCSEMTRLLDCLHVLLNPLELSFNPCTAHPSLIVSNDLRTVKYSPTKQPYAEHPERFSSAPQILCSQGFSSGEHIWVVEMGANCMWSVGVCYKTIPRRGDHSRLGHNSVSWRLQWKNGKLTVCQSSCNVALGETTTPPLKIEIALDCDAGTLVFHNVRGRREHLHTFRVVFREPVYPVFTIHSTTPESWITLHRGI